The segment GCAAATATGAGGTTGTTATTGTAGATGGCtttatgattttcaataatactgaaatatcaaaaaaatttgatttgaaaatattagTGCGTGCCCCTTATGAAGTATTAAAAAAGAGGAGGGCTTCCAGAAAAGGATATCAAACCTTGGATTCCTTTTGGGTGGATCCGCCCTATTATTTCGACGAATTTGTGTATAAATCTTATCGTGAAAATCATGCGCAGTTATTTGTTAATGGAGATGTGGAAGGCGTACTGGATCCAAGGAAGTCAAAGAACATAAAAGAGTTCAtaaatgatgatgacacTCCAATTGCAAAACCTTTAAAATGGGTGTgtcaagaaatttcaaagctGTGTAAGGACTAGGAAAGCGCCACAAAATCGATTAGAAATGGGGAAAAAAGAGtgtgaaaagaaataagaacaagaaaatgtaGTTCGATAGATAAATTAAATAGCATCATTCTCAAAACGAGAATATTGATAATACCGTTCCAATTTctaaaattattttttggtGTGA is part of the Saccharomyces paradoxus chromosome XIV, complete sequence genome and harbors:
- the NRK1 gene encoding ribosylnicotinamide kinase (Nicotinamide riboside kinase~similar to YNL129W), translating into MTSKKVILVALSGCSSSGKTTIAKLTASLFRKATLIHEDDFYKHDNDVPVDAKYNIQNWDSPEALDFKLFGKELDVIKQTGKIATKLIHNNNVDDPFTKFHIDKQVWDELKAKYDSIDDGKYEVVIVDGFMIFNNTEISKKFDLKILVRAPYEVLKKRRASRKGYQTLDSFWVDPPYYFDEFVYKSYRENHAQLFVNGDVEGVLDPRKSKNIKEFINDDDTPIAKPLKWVCQEISKLCKD